The Maylandia zebra isolate NMK-2024a linkage group LG14, Mzebra_GT3a, whole genome shotgun sequence genome includes the window ATTACTGTACTCATACGACCTCCAGCCAAACACGATCAGGGCACCTTTGCAATGTGACGGAACAGGAGACTTGCAATACGGATGTGTGTAGTCGACAAATCAGAGGCAACATTGTGATGCTATCaagaccaaaatctctgaggaatgtttccagcaccttgttgaatctttgGTTCAATTAAGACAGTCAATAGGGTTCCAACCTGGGTACTTTTAAACAGTTTCTGTTCATGGACTCAGCCTTATTCATTTCCACTTAatcatgccttttttttttttaaataaatgtgtttaatgtgATCATTGAagcaaaatacattaaaaaaaaaaaaaacacaaccacaAAGTAAGCCATACTAAAATTACTTTATTACAGCTGATTTCTGTTCAATATCCCTCTGCCCACACAATAgtaaatacaatacaaacaaTATAGTAAATTTGAtcctatttttttaaattctgctcAATATTTGTACACAATTTAAATCCACTTTTTGTACTTTACCATATCTTATGTAGTATCTTCATAATCTCTCTGACATTCAATAACAAGTTCCACCATCTATACATTTTATTATAGGTTATAAGTTGTAGTGGTAATGTGGCAAACAATACTGACATCTTCAAAGAAATGCAATATCTTTTTCAGAATTTGCCTGTCACCCCATCATCTTTTCAAGCCTTTTTACTTTGGCCACTACACCAGAaccttgttgttttgtttcatacATTACATGTGGTCAGCCCAATGATAGGTTACAACCATGGAGATGAAACAAATGCAGTGGTATCTGGGCTTGGCAACTAAGGTATGGCACAGTGTTGGACCATAAAAAGGATCGCTATTTTCTGTCGCTGATTCTCATTCAGTATCCTACATGCTTTCAGTCAGTAGGAGAAATATCTGAAAGTTAAagtcaaacaaataaaacaaaacaaaatctaatCCAGGCTGGTGGAGAAGTCTTTCGACTGATAACAAAATCCAGGTTCCCTCACACAAAACTATGACACAAAAGTGAACAAAATGTGTCCGCATAAACAAAGTTGGCATCTATGTGAGGTCTGATCGACCTAACATTCAAACTCTTGGCCGTGGCCTATGAATATAGTAACAATCCAATAAAGATAAATACATTCTCATCTTCTTTACAACATGAAtaactcaaaagaaaaaaaatgatgactACAACCTGTTTTGTTACAGTAGCTGGAACTAATCAGTTggcataacagaaaaaaaaaagtttcggGTTCAAACCATATGTAACTTGATACAATGCATACTTTCTAGGCAGAATATATACATAATGAAAGTTAAAATCCCAcctagaaagaaaaatatcccAGCATTTTTGTGTGTCCTCAAATATGATAGGAATAGAGCAACAAACAACATTCAGAAAGAGCCAGCCAGAAAGGGCGGCTCTGAATCAGAGTGGAATGGAGACAAATGGTCGAATGTGTGCAGCGACAGAGAACTAACTCCGCAGTGGTAATACTCAGAGATGGTGACTAAACGAGTGGTATTTAAAGATGATAGTAAAGGCAATTTGTCAGTGTACACAAACCAAGCGTAACATTGAGATATGTCCACACAACTTAACACCTAAACTCTGAGCGTGAAAGGTTTACACATGTCACTGTAGTCTGTCAGTTTTTAGAAATCATTTTCTTAAAATGTGggtttacatttaaaattcctgtaattaaaaaaaaaaaaaaaaaaaaccccatacacacgcatacacacacataaattcCAGCTTTGTGAGGAGGAGCAGTCACTTTTGCCAACTCCAGAGAATTATCTTTAAAGTGTTTTATATTCTCAGTGTCAAAATGCCAAGTCTCACTTGAATGGAGAGGCTGTTAAAAGGTAAAATGGGAACATACTTCTCCAGCGATAGTTCATTAACTACAaactgaagagagagaaagaatgcaGACATGAATATAATTCAGAGGAGGAAAGGAAGtgtttttgccacatgtatttCGCACTtggcttgtgttttttttttgtttttttttaaactgtgcacTGACTAAGTTTTACATGCTACAACGTCAAAATGCAAGCATGTGCTCAATTCAGTCACCCAAGTTTTGGGGTTCAATGACTTGGTGTAACATTATTAACTTAGCACCTTTTAAATTATTAGTGTTGCTTACTTGGGCCCAGTGTTTTCATATTTAGTTGTGCCAAGCCTGCTGTTATGGTCATGACAATTAACTCTAACTTCCTGCCTGCCATAATAAACTCTCCAGTTTACTCGCTTCAGTTCATAGAAACTCTAGCCAAAAcatacgcgcacacacacaaaaaaaaagcaccatcctCACATATTCTCTTCACTCTGAATTTAACATAAACACAACTGAGAGCAACAACAGCCATAGCTTCACTGACTGGCAATCTCCTTAGTTACAATTGTATTGGGTGTAGTTGTACTCTGTACTTGGGAAATtgctctaaagaaaaaaagaaaatggatcACAGCACATCTAAGTCTGCCTCCTAAACTTAACAATATGCGTACCAATGATCACTCACCAGGTGTTTTGCAAAAAGAAGTCAACTATTAAATCTCACACACATttagttgtataaagtgctttgaacaaggcagcagttttaaaaggcactaataaaaataaacagatgtCTATTAGGATTCTTTATGAAGGCCAATAAGTCACAATTCCTTCTGAGAACATGTACAGTGACATTCTCTGTAACGCAAGGGTTTCCCCCTCAAGTACCATGTGAAGGCATGAGAACTGGTTGCAGATATGCACCAGCAATGTTCTGTTTCTCGACATACATAGGACTTAAACTGTACTGAATATGAGAATCTGAGGAAAATGTCTGAAAACCTGCTAAAATAGGCTAAACAAAAGAAGCTAACACTGATAAGAAATGGAAGAAGGAAATTTAAACTATAAAGATCTGAGACTAATTTCAGTTATCATAGGTTAAAAAGGCACTGTAGGATAGTTGTAGCATGTGTGAAACAGTTAAGACTAGATTATTTGGCTCTGAATCTGTAATGTTTCGTTTTGGTAGAGGAAAGAAAACTAACTAAGATAAGAGGAATCGAAGTCATCATGACGACCATTACAGCAGGCTGGCATCACAAGCATCTTCACTCACTCTGCTGCGTTCGTAACCACCATCAAACAATTGCCCAGTGTATTACTGAATACGAATGGGGAGAGTGAAGAAGGGAGGTCCTGAATAAAATCAGTTCTGTGATTGtttgatacatttaaaaaaaaggacaaaattaaCACATGTCAAAggcttttaacagtgtttcatGTGCAAAATGAGAGCAATGGCTGTGAGTAGCACAaacttatgtttttttttgtttctttattttattcttttaaatccTCCTTAGGAGAGAACTGTAACTAAACACAAATGAAAGTAACATATTGACACTCAAACTGCTTATGCAACATAAATTTTAAGGATCTGTATGTGTGCCGATAAACTGCCGTGAGGGCGGGCTGTGCTTTTTCCAGCCCTTTTGACCTGAGCAACATTTATTTCATCACACATCCACATCTGTACATGggagaaatggtaaatggtggGGTAGTGTCTGAGAAAGACGGAGCAATAGAGCTCTGCCTTGATGTGTTTTTAGATTCCCCGCACTTGGATTCTTGATTCCATGGCTGATGAGGGATCTATGTGTAGGAGAGGTGGGACCCGTTAGATATTTGAGAGGTCACACTGGTGCTCCTGCTCATTCCCTGCTCACTGTGCCCTCCCGAGGGTGTCCTTCCCATCCCCTGGGGGCTGTTCTGAATACCACTAGTGCGTGCGCCCAGAACTCCAGCTGATGGGTGGCCCCATGGTGTCGAATCCCCTCCTCCCTGTATGCCCTGTCCCCAGCCATGTTGCATAGATGCCCCTCCTGGACTGGAGTGATATCGATGGTAACTGCCTTGGTGACTGAACCCTGcacctgagctgctgctgccccAGTGTGCACCTTGAGAGCTTCCAGAtgggtgctgctgctgatgttgaCACCAACTTACTTGAGCCCCGGGAAAGTTATTGCCCATGGCCTCTGGAGAGATGTTTGATAGCACCATGTTGCTAAAGCCTAGGCGCATACTCTCAGAGTCAAAAGCCTCAACTTCTCTGGCTTGGCGTTCCAGCACGCTCTGGATTCGCGCTGAGCATTCATTCTGCAAGGACTGCATTTCTTCCTCAATCTATAGcagaaaaggagggaaaaaaatgaaattcatATTAAACTGTTCGCAATATTGTTATGGCTTACAAACATGGCAACTAAAGTAATGTTCAGGACTCTTAAAATCCCAGGACGCTCTCTACTATGCCATagtttcccccccttttttaacCTGCTTAAAGGTAAATAGTAAACATGTACACAGTGGACATTATTGCTTTCTCTCATTTTAATCATGTTGCAGCTCGTATGGCAGGACGAATTAACTCTTTATCATTATAACGATGAGAAGGCCACTGACCTCATGTAAATCCCATCAGCACTTCACCCACATTGCATGTAAAACAAACTGGATTAACTGAAGGTAGGAGCATTTTGCCCCTTTACATCCAAACTCTGAGACTCAATAGCTTaagaaaatataaatgtaaatctTAACATGAACATAATTTATGGCGGAGAACCTTTGTTTCCAGCAGGGCCCTTCGGAGTGACACCCTCTGCTCCAGATCTTTCTTTTCACGCTCATGCTGGGCATCTGTCTGCATCTTGATCTTGCTCTGGTAGGCGTTGAGAAGCTCCAGCTCTTGCTGTAGCTGCATTCGTAGGGCTTGGTACTGAGCCTCCTGAGTCTCATCCAGACGAAGCTAAGACCAGCGAGAAGATCACATTCAGGGTCCAAGCAGTAAAACATATACTCAACTATTACTGATGTGGCCATATCCATTACAGGTAAGAGACTAACAGTCTTACAGTTTTACCAGACTCACCGCCTGAGTAGAAAGCATTTCATTGATAGAGTGGTCATACTGCTCGGCCAAAATGGCAAGTTTGCGGTGCTGCTCTTGCTTCAGCCGTTTAAGGACAGCTTTGTGCTCCGACTTTGGTGTCGTCTCCAGCAGATGGTTCCTCAGTGCTTTATACTGCCTAGTTTGGATCTTGCAAGTGTCCTGGAACTGCTTCTTGATCTGTAGCTCTTTGGACTAGATTGTAGAGAAAGGAGTAAATACTATATGCACTATACTTCCCAACTATTATCTACAGATAATAGCTAGCATGCTTAGAAGTGAGGAAGTACAACCAGAAAACAAAGCATTACATTAAAGTAATTCTGGGTTACGGTCTATTcagtttgttgctgtttttttttcattaaaacagtaaaatatcAAGCGGTATAAAGCTGGGCACTCCTAATTCTGAGGCTGACATTTTATTCCTAAATCTGTGCATCTTTTTTTCCAGCTAGTCCTGACCCAAGCATGATGAAGTATAATTCAAATAGTGCCTAGACAAGCACTTTTACTAAAATCAGCGTCTGAATATTTAATATACACCCATGTTCAGAAACTTCTCCTGACCTTGAGACTTTTGGGTTGCTGGCGAACCTCCATAGCATGTTTGCGTCTAAGTTCTCTCTCCCTTCGCTTGTTGTACTCCTGCTGATTGGTAAGCTCCGTCTGGTGCTGTAGTCGGGTCAGCTCAGCCCTCGTCTTTTGGATGTTGTTTAGCTGGCGGAACTCCAACTCTTGCATGGACTCGTGGTGCCGGAGAAGCATAGCATGTTCCAAGTCCTTCTGGGTTTGACGCTTACTTAGCTCCTAATGATGTCCAAATGGAGATAAATAACATTTACAAGATAAGATTACTTCCAGAACAACAGACCATTTTTAGTTTGtggattacttaatatttgTAACATACTGTTCAACAGTATAGTGGTAGAGAAAGGTACAGACCTCTCGCAATAGATCCTTTTCGATTCTGTGGCGAGTAGTCAAAATCCTCCTTTTGAACCTGCGGCACTCTAGCTCCAGATACTGCCTCTGTCTGCGCTGTAAATTGGCCTCTTCTTCTGCTTGATAGTTTTGGAAGTTCTCCTTCTGTTTGGACAACCActcctgcttttctttcttgGGAGTTGACTGGTTTTCATTCAATTCCTAAAGTAATAACAGACTGAAGGTCACTACCAGCACTTAATTTATACTGATTAATGTTTACTAACTGctagtttaaaaagaaaaaagaaatctgtatgtatttctgtgtctgtaACACCAATCTGCCTGCCTCTTTAAGTTGCTCCTTGCGAAGTTTGTATTCCCGTTTCTGGTTTTCAAGAAAGCTGTTGAGCTCTTTTTTCTGTTGACTCTGGATGTGTTGCTGGAACTTCTTTTCATCATTGCTAAAGGTTTTTGCCTGATAAAGAAACAAATATAATCAGTTTTTTCTATGCACAATAACAGTGAGTGAATGATAACACTGACAACACACTTAATGAACACTTAGAAGCTGAAAGCATACATCTTTCTCCATTGACGCTTGGTGTTTCTTGATCAGTTTCTCCATCTCTTGGGCGAAGCTATTCCTCTGATTCTCCAGTTCCTTGTCCAGACGGAGTCTGTTCTCATCCATTTCAGTCTTCAGCTTGTTTTCCAGAGCCATCAGCTGTTTTTGATGCTGTCGCCTCATGCGCTTGTAGCCTAATATCTGCTCTCTTAACTCAGAATCTTGCTCATGCTCCTTAATCTGGCGAGTGAGCTAGCAAACACAAGACAAAATACTTATCTTTAGACATGAAGTTTATAAGGCACACAAGTATTGTGAATAGATTTAATTGCAAGCTTGTTCAAAACACTTCTGATGAttacatgaaaaaatatattgcTTGCCTTAAGGTAAACGCTTCTAATAATCACGAGGACACTGGGTGAAaatatttttgcctttttacaATCACAGAAACACCCAGCAGGTATATGCATGGTTATCTGAGATATTAAACAGTTCGTTAGCAATGATGTACAAATGAAATGACAGCATCATTACCACTGAAGCTGTGCGTATTGTGGCAAAGTGTTCACGGTTTCTTCTTGGCCGTGGCGTGTGTGGAGGAGGGGACTGCTGCTCAGTTGGCTGGTTGTGAGTCTGTAAATCTTGGTTACACGTCTCTTCTCCCTAAAAGGTGCACAACAATACAGACATTGCAGGCTATTTAGAACCAATCTAAACAATACTCCAGTGAGAATAATACTAATAACACTTTACTCAATGAAAAGTGAAAGAAAGATGTCTTACTTGTTTGACATGTATGACAGAGCTGTTGGACATTACTGTGTGGTCCCCTTCGATGT containing:
- the taok1a gene encoding serine/threonine-protein kinase TAO1, translating into MPNNSRAGNLKDPEIAELFFKEDPEKLFTDLHEIGHGSFGAVYFARDVQTNDVVAIKKMSYSGKQSSEKWQDIIKEVKFLQRIQHPNTIEYKGCYLREHTAWLVMEYCLGSASDLLEVHKKPLQEVEIAAITHGALQGLAYLHSQTMIHRDIKAGNILLTEPGQVKLADFGSASIACPANSFVGTPYWMAPEVILAMDEGEYDGKVDIWSMGITCIELAERKPPLFNMNAMSALYHIAQNDSPTLQSSEWTDYFRNFVDSCLQKLPQDRPNSEELLKHAFVQRERPESVLIDLISRTKDAVRELDNLQYRKMKKILFQEVHNGPTTQDEEEEPEPSVSRTGTVNSVGSNQSIPSMSISASSQSSSVNSLTDAGDDKSEADIEGDHTVMSNSSVIHVKQGEETCNQDLQTHNQPTEQQSPPPHTPRPRRNREHFATIRTASVLTRQIKEHEQDSELREQILGYKRMRRQHQKQLMALENKLKTEMDENRLRLDKELENQRNSFAQEMEKLIKKHQASMEKDAKTFSNDEKKFQQHIQSQQKKELNSFLENQKREYKLRKEQLKEELNENQSTPKKEKQEWLSKQKENFQNYQAEEEANLQRRQRQYLELECRRFKRRILTTRHRIEKDLLREELSKRQTQKDLEHAMLLRHHESMQELEFRQLNNIQKTRAELTRLQHQTELTNQQEYNKRRERELRRKHAMEVRQQPKSLKSKELQIKKQFQDTCKIQTRQYKALRNHLLETTPKSEHKAVLKRLKQEQHRKLAILAEQYDHSINEMLSTQALRLDETQEAQYQALRMQLQQELELLNAYQSKIKMQTDAQHEREKKDLEQRVSLRRALLETKIEEEMQSLQNECSARIQSVLERQAREVEAFDSESMRLGFSNMVLSNISPEAMGNNFPGAQVSWCQHQQQHPSGSSQGAHWGSSSSGAGFSHQGSYHRYHSSPGGASMQHGWGQGIQGGGDSTPWGHPSAGVLGARTSGIQNSPQGMGRTPSGGHSEQGMSRSTSVTSQISNGSHLSYT